The following proteins are co-located in the Fusobacteria bacterium ZRK30 genome:
- a CDS encoding ABC transporter substrate-binding protein, producing the protein MKKKLLILGVLATLLLTGCGGSDKETAGTTGEKGKETTFVMGSANFNGDFYEGWTNSAYDANIRRLVWGGGLLSPTDKGELTLSSFVESKTLSKSDPSKENDDVWTFKIKDGMKFSNGDPLTAKDVKFTYDFYMDKKALSDTGATTSLPEYIDRVELDEANNSVTFYLKKVLYTIDNTVFGETMYILDSTNILAESEKAGVNPQQWVKANMSTPIGYGPYKIDEYIESQYVKLSINENYQGNFEGEKPSIDHLIVQNVPEETKITQLVSGEVDGLVNIGKEENVDAVLAETSTLTTNNYFRHGGGQITFHNDFGPVQLPEVRKAFAYEFDRIKFRNIFLGKYGISSNAPYSRNMWMMYEDGEKLGTEGKFEKSLTSYDILDADGNWDEAANLKEAHKLLDQAAAKTDGLYAKLTKDADGTYLWEGKELTLNLAITSAWTDAINLTLTKGVQDKFGMKINVDSMDWSIMANNLYGNAALSERKYHMFTGGTSYVLKANPYADWSKTKILPYGKGSSSNTPRYVGDEELLIAIRDANPSTDEGTANYKKNWRKWIVGVNKELPSLPLYSNNYYDAYTNKIENFETNALWQWPYAIIKADFKK; encoded by the coding sequence ATGAAAAAAAAATTATTAATACTTGGAGTGTTAGCAACCTTGTTATTAACGGGGTGCGGAGGATCGGATAAGGAAACAGCAGGAACTACTGGGGAAAAAGGTAAGGAAACAACCTTTGTAATGGGATCAGCTAACTTTAATGGTGATTTCTATGAGGGGTGGACAAATTCAGCATATGATGCAAATATCAGAAGATTGGTATGGGGTGGAGGACTTTTATCACCGACAGACAAGGGTGAACTAACTTTATCTTCCTTTGTGGAGAGTAAGACATTATCAAAATCTGACCCGTCTAAAGAAAATGATGATGTTTGGACATTTAAGATAAAAGATGGAATGAAGTTTTCAAATGGAGACCCGTTGACAGCTAAGGATGTAAAGTTTACATATGATTTTTATATGGATAAAAAAGCTTTATCGGATACAGGAGCGACAACAAGCCTTCCAGAATATATTGACAGAGTGGAATTAGATGAAGCTAACAACAGTGTGACTTTTTATTTGAAAAAGGTTTTGTATACTATAGATAACACTGTATTCGGAGAAACTATGTATATACTGGATTCTACAAATATTCTTGCAGAATCAGAAAAAGCAGGAGTAAATCCTCAGCAATGGGTAAAGGCAAATATGTCTACTCCAATAGGGTATGGGCCGTATAAGATCGATGAGTATATAGAGTCACAATATGTAAAACTATCTATCAACGAAAACTATCAGGGTAACTTTGAAGGGGAAAAGCCTAGTATAGATCATTTAATAGTTCAAAATGTACCGGAAGAAACTAAGATAACTCAGTTAGTCAGTGGAGAGGTCGACGGGCTTGTAAATATTGGGAAAGAAGAAAATGTAGATGCTGTTTTAGCAGAGACATCAACACTAACAACTAATAACTATTTCCGTCATGGGGGAGGACAGATTACATTCCATAATGATTTTGGACCAGTACAATTGCCGGAAGTAAGAAAGGCTTTTGCATATGAATTTGATAGAATTAAATTTAGAAATATTTTCTTAGGGAAATACGGAATCTCATCTAATGCACCATACTCTAGAAATATGTGGATGATGTATGAGGACGGTGAAAAGCTAGGAACAGAGGGGAAATTTGAAAAATCATTGACTAGTTATGATATCTTAGATGCAGATGGTAACTGGGATGAAGCAGCTAACTTAAAAGAAGCCCATAAATTATTGGATCAGGCTGCAGCTAAAACAGACGGGTTATATGCAAAATTAACTAAGGATGCAGATGGAACTTATCTATGGGAAGGAAAGGAACTTACCCTTAATTTGGCTATCACATCAGCATGGACAGATGCAATCAACCTTACTCTGACTAAGGGAGTTCAAGATAAGTTTGGAATGAAGATCAATGTAGACTCTATGGACTGGTCTATCATGGCTAATAATTTATATGGAAATGCAGCTTTAAGTGAGAGAAAATACCATATGTTTACAGGTGGAACTTCATATGTATTAAAAGCTAATCCTTATGCTGACTGGTCTAAGACAAAGATCTTACCTTATGGAAAAGGATCTTCAAGTAATACACCAAGATATGTCGGTGACGAAGAACTACTTATTGCTATAAGAGATGCTAATCCGTCAACTGATGAAGGAACTGCTAACTACAAGAAAAACTGGAGAAAATGGATTGTAGGAGTCAATAAAGAACTGCCGTCATTACCACTATACTCAAATAACTACTACGATGCTTATACAAATAAGATAGAAAATTTTGAGACAAATGCACTATGGCAATGGCCTTATGCAATAATAAAAGCAGATTTCAAAAAATAA
- a CDS encoding ABC transporter substrate-binding protein, with the protein MKKKLLILGVLATLLFTGCGGSDKETAGTTEGKSKPTTFVMGSSNFNGDFYDGWTNSSYDANVRRLVWGGGLLSPTDKGELVLASFVESRTLTKSDPSMKSEDIWTFKIKDGMKFSNGDPLTAKDVKFTYDFYMDKEALGNTGGTSSLDQYIGKIDLDEENNTITFHLKQLIYTVDASAFSTFILDSTYISVGAEKDGITPQQWVKANMSAPIGYGPYKIDEYVESQYVKLSINENYQGNFEGEKPNIDRLIVQNVPEETKVTQLVTGEIDGITGLIKEENIDAAKGDQAIATNDYFRHGGGQITFHSDFGPVQLPEVRKAFAYEFDRIKFREIFLGKYGIASNAPYSRNMWMMYEDGEQLGTEGKFEKSLTSYDILDADGNWDEGANLKEAHKLLDEAAAKTDGLYAKLTKDADGTYLWEGKELTLNLAITAAWTDAVNLTLTKGVQEEFGIKINVDSMDWSIMANNLYGNAALSERKYHMFTGGTSYSIKYDPYANWSSTKILPYGKGSSTNSARYIGDEKLLDEIRFSNPSTEEGTASYKANWRKWIVEVNEDLPLLPLYSNNYYDAYTNRVENFETNALWQWPYAIVKARFK; encoded by the coding sequence ATGAAGAAAAAATTATTGATACTTGGAGTATTGGCAACTTTATTATTTACAGGTTGCGGTGGATCGGACAAAGAAACAGCAGGGACAACAGAGGGGAAAAGTAAACCTACAACCTTTGTAATGGGATCATCTAATTTTAATGGAGATTTTTACGATGGATGGACAAACTCATCGTATGATGCAAATGTCAGAAGATTAGTATGGGGGGGAGGACTTTTATCACCGACAGATAAGGGTGAATTAGTTTTAGCTTCCTTTGTAGAGAGCAGAACTTTAACAAAATCAGATCCTTCAATGAAGAGTGAAGATATATGGACATTTAAGATAAAGGATGGGATGAAGTTTTCAAATGGAGATCCGTTGACAGCTAAGGATGTAAAATTTACATATGATTTTTACATGGATAAAGAAGCTTTGGGGAATACAGGTGGAACAAGCAGTTTAGATCAATATATTGGGAAAATTGATCTTGATGAAGAGAATAATACAATTACATTCCATTTAAAACAACTTATATATACTGTAGATGCTTCAGCATTTTCAACATTTATTTTAGATTCTACATATATAAGTGTAGGGGCAGAAAAAGACGGAATAACTCCTCAGCAATGGGTAAAGGCAAATATGTCTGCTCCAATAGGTTACGGACCATATAAGATAGATGAATATGTAGAGTCACAATATGTAAAATTGTCTATCAATGAAAATTACCAGGGTAACTTTGAGGGAGAAAAACCGAATATAGATAGATTAATTGTTCAAAATGTACCTGAGGAAACTAAGGTAACTCAATTAGTAACAGGGGAAATTGATGGTATAACAGGATTAATTAAAGAAGAAAATATAGATGCAGCAAAAGGTGATCAAGCTATTGCTACAAATGATTATTTCAGACATGGTGGAGGGCAAATCACATTCCATTCTGATTTTGGACCTGTACAACTACCAGAAGTAAGAAAGGCTTTTGCCTATGAATTTGACAGAATTAAATTCAGAGAGATCTTCTTAGGAAAATACGGAATAGCTTCAAATGCACCATATTCTAGAAATATGTGGATGATGTATGAAGATGGTGAGCAGTTAGGAACAGAGGGAAAATTTGAAAAATCATTGACAAGTTATGATATTTTAGATGCTGATGGTAACTGGGATGAAGGAGCTAACTTAAAAGAAGCGCATAAATTACTGGATGAGGCTGCGGCTAAAACAGATGGATTATATGCAAAATTAACTAAGGATGCAGATGGAACTTATCTATGGGAAGGGAAGGAGCTTACTCTTAATCTGGCTATTACAGCAGCTTGGACAGATGCAGTCAACCTTACTCTGACTAAGGGAGTTCAAGAGGAATTTGGGATTAAGATCAATGTAGATTCTATGGACTGGTCTATCATGGCTAACAACCTATATGGAAATGCAGCTTTAAGCGAAAGGAAATATCATATGTTTACAGGAGGAACTTCATATTCGATAAAATATGATCCATATGCTAACTGGTCTAGTACGAAGATCCTGCCTTATGGAAAAGGATCATCAACTAACAGTGCAAGATATATTGGAGACGAAAAATTACTTGATGAGATCAGATTCTCAAACCCATCAACAGAGGAAGGAACAGCTAGTTATAAAGCTAACTGGAGAAAGTGGATTGTAGAAGTTAATGAAGATCTGCCTTTATTACCGTTATACTCAAATAACTACTATGATGCTTATACAAATAGAGTGGAAAATTTTGAAACAAATGCTTTATGGCAATGGCCTTATGCAATTGTAAAAGCCAGATTTAAATAA
- a CDS encoding ABC transporter permease — MEKEKQQGKIRTLFDNVFPYLKYIGNRLFHLLPVVIIISIVIFTLIQLMPGDPILAMINPETTANMTEEQRVAYIETMRKVLGYDKPVIVRYFLWWKDVLTANFGYSVALNKPINEFIGSYIMNSFKVNIVGFVLAFLIAIPIGIKSAVKKNTRYDKVVTVMSMVGISLPSFFMALLLVLLFSAVLRILPFSGMVDPRGVRPEYVYYILPVSVIVLSSLAGLIRYIRNAMIEVLKADYIRTSRAKGLAEKVVIYRHAFKNALIPVITIIGFWIPALFGGSIIVEKIFAWPGMGLLMNQAYQFKDRGVLSTVLLFFAVLTLFANLFIDVGYALVDPRIKARRIK, encoded by the coding sequence ATGGAAAAGGAAAAACAGCAAGGAAAAATAAGAACTCTATTTGATAACGTATTTCCCTATTTAAAATATATAGGAAATAGATTGTTTCACCTCTTACCAGTTGTGATTATAATCTCAATAGTTATATTTACATTGATACAATTGATGCCGGGAGATCCTATCTTAGCGATGATAAATCCAGAGACAACTGCTAATATGACAGAGGAACAAAGGGTAGCATATATAGAGACCATGAGAAAAGTATTGGGATATGATAAACCTGTTATAGTAAGATATTTTTTATGGTGGAAAGATGTATTGACTGCTAATTTTGGTTACTCAGTAGCACTTAATAAGCCTATCAATGAATTTATTGGAAGTTATATTATGAATTCATTCAAAGTTAATATTGTAGGATTTGTTTTAGCTTTCTTGATTGCTATACCTATCGGAATTAAATCAGCAGTAAAGAAAAATACAAGATACGATAAGGTGGTAACTGTAATGTCTATGGTTGGAATTTCCCTTCCTTCATTCTTTATGGCACTGTTATTAGTATTATTATTTTCTGCAGTACTAAGAATCTTACCGTTTTCAGGGATGGTAGATCCTAGAGGTGTAAGACCTGAGTATGTATATTATATCCTGCCAGTTTCAGTAATTGTATTATCATCTCTTGCAGGGTTGATCAGATATATTAGAAACGCCATGATAGAAGTTTTAAAAGCTGACTATATCAGAACTTCCAGAGCAAAGGGATTAGCGGAGAAAGTAGTTATCTACAGACATGCCTTTAAAAATGCATTGATTCCTGTAATTACAATCATTGGATTCTGGATTCCTGCATTATTTGGCGGATCTATCATCGTAGAGAAAATATTTGCATGGCCTGGAATGGGACTTTTGATGAACCAGGCATATCAATTTAAAGACAGGGGAGTTTTATCTACTGTATTGTTATTCTTTGCAGTATTGACATTGTTTGCTAATTTATTTATCGATGTAGGTTATGCATTGGTAGATCCTAGAATAAAAGCAAGGAGGATAAAATAA
- a CDS encoding ABC transporter permease translates to MSNNDKLNKQHEKIISPTRQIIEKFKHNKLAMAGLISFIFLIIVIVGAKLYIHITNYDLANVDISQKYMKPSMDHLFGTDAQGRDLFLRVLAGGWISIQVGLLSTFLSVILGVSIGAIAGFFGGKVDTLIMRGTEIVSAFPFLAIAMTISAIFMDLDPQLRLYLIIFILGFLRWTGLARMVRGQILSLREQEFIVATKALGISSFNQITKHLVPNVLTYVIVSGTLTFAGAILMESSLSYLGLSVTEPIPTWGRLISLSAKNAIIMTNYWWTWIFPGLALFILIMSINVIGEGLRDSVDPKSQYVTKEQRIRIREKRKREKERQRRRKLAKAAV, encoded by the coding sequence ATGAGTAATAATGATAAATTAAATAAACAGCATGAAAAAATTATTTCTCCTACAAGGCAGATAATTGAAAAATTTAAACATAATAAATTAGCAATGGCCGGACTTATTTCATTTATATTTTTAATAATAGTTATAGTAGGAGCTAAATTGTATATACATATTACTAACTATGACTTGGCAAATGTAGATATATCCCAGAAATATATGAAACCAAGTATGGATCATCTATTTGGAACAGATGCCCAGGGAAGAGACTTATTTCTAAGGGTATTAGCTGGTGGATGGATCTCTATACAGGTAGGTCTGTTATCTACTTTCTTATCTGTAATTTTAGGAGTTTCAATTGGAGCCATAGCAGGATTCTTTGGCGGAAAAGTAGACACGTTAATAATGAGGGGAACAGAGATTGTTTCAGCATTTCCATTTTTAGCAATTGCAATGACTATATCTGCTATATTCATGGATTTAGATCCCCAGCTTAGATTATACCTGATAATCTTTATCTTAGGATTCTTAAGGTGGACCGGGTTAGCAAGGATGGTAAGGGGACAGATCCTATCTCTTAGAGAACAAGAGTTTATAGTAGCAACAAAAGCTTTAGGTATCAGCAGTTTTAACCAAATAACAAAGCATTTAGTTCCAAATGTATTAACATATGTAATCGTTAGTGGAACTCTTACATTTGCAGGAGCAATCCTTATGGAATCTTCACTATCATATTTAGGATTATCAGTAACAGAGCCTATTCCTACGTGGGGAAGACTTATCAGTCTGTCTGCTAAGAATGCTATTATAATGACAAATTACTGGTGGACTTGGATCTTCCCGGGATTGGCATTATTTATCTTAATAATGAGTATCAATGTAATCGGAGAAGGGCTGAGAGATTCTGTAGATCCAAAATCTCAATATGTTACTAAGGAACAGAGAATAAGAATTAGAGAAAAGAGAAAAAGAGAGAAAGAAAGACAAAGAAGAAGAAAATTAGCAAAGGCGGCGGTGTAG
- a CDS encoding ABC transporter ATP-binding protein, producing MKTNENLLEIRNLHTYFFTNKGTIKAVNGVDMEIQRGRTLGVVGESGSGKSITSFSILKLIDDPGDIVDGSIMFDGEELLDYTEDEMRQIRGNEISMIFQEPMTSLNPVLKIGEQLGEPLILHQGMDKNQAWERSIDLLREVKIPEPEGVIHNYPHQLSGGMRQRVMIAMALACEPKLLIADEPTTALDVTIQAQIFNLMNDLKRKHNTAILFITHDLGAIAELADDVVVMYTGEAVEKAPVEILFSKVSKFSHPYKEGLLNSIPKLNEEVEYLDQIDGSVPHPLNLPIGCRFAPRCKFATQKCIDEKPNLVEVEPNHLIRCFYPNKEQRDGK from the coding sequence ATGAAAACAAATGAAAACTTACTTGAAATAAGAAATCTGCATACTTATTTCTTTACTAATAAAGGTACGATAAAAGCTGTAAATGGTGTAGATATGGAGATCCAAAGAGGTAGAACTCTTGGGGTTGTAGGAGAATCAGGATCAGGAAAATCTATAACTTCATTCAGTATATTAAAACTTATAGATGATCCCGGTGATATTGTAGACGGAAGTATAATGTTTGATGGTGAAGAACTGTTGGACTATACAGAAGATGAAATGAGACAAATAAGAGGTAATGAGATATCTATGATATTCCAGGAGCCTATGACAAGTTTAAATCCTGTATTGAAGATAGGGGAACAATTAGGAGAGCCACTAATTCTTCATCAGGGTATGGATAAAAACCAGGCTTGGGAAAGATCTATAGACCTTCTAAGAGAGGTTAAGATACCTGAACCAGAAGGAGTAATCCATAACTATCCTCATCAATTATCAGGGGGAATGAGACAAAGGGTAATGATAGCTATGGCACTAGCCTGCGAACCTAAATTACTTATCGCTGACGAGCCGACAACTGCCTTGGATGTAACTATACAGGCGCAGATATTTAACCTTATGAATGACCTAAAGAGAAAACATAATACAGCTATATTATTTATAACCCATGACCTGGGAGCTATAGCAGAATTAGCTGATGACGTAGTAGTAATGTATACAGGAGAAGCAGTAGAAAAAGCTCCAGTAGAGATATTATTCTCAAAAGTTTCAAAGTTTTCTCATCCATACAAAGAAGGATTATTGAACTCTATTCCAAAACTAAATGAAGAGGTGGAATATTTAGATCAAATAGATGGAAGTGTACCTCATCCATTGAACCTTCCAATCGGCTGTAGATTTGCACCTCGTTGCAAGTTTGCTACCCAAAAATGTATCGATGAAAAACCAAATCTTGTAGAGGTAGAACCTAATCATCTGATCAGATGTTTCTATCCAAATAAGGAGCAGAGAGATGGAAAATAG
- a CDS encoding ATP-binding cassette domain-containing protein — protein sequence MENRKIILETKGLKQHFPTGKRKNGERLFVKANDGIDMVLYEGETIGIVGESGCGKSTFGRSLLKLYNPTAGKIVYDGKDITDLSVKQMVPLRREMQIIFQDPYSSLNPRMTVGNIIGEALVEHKIYKAGSKELETYVKKIMKTCGLDDYMIYRFPHEFSGGQRQRIGIARSLALKPKFIVCDEAVSALDVSIQSQVINLLNDLKKEFGMSYLFISHDLSVVKHISDRIGVMYLGNMVELAPKKNLYATPQHPYTKALLSSIPETDLDIIKNRKRIVLEGDIPSNVTPPSGCKFHTRCPIAKDVCKAEEPKWEEVSEGHFVACHYKGAELV from the coding sequence ATGGAAAATAGAAAAATAATATTAGAAACTAAAGGGCTTAAGCAACATTTTCCTACCGGGAAAAGAAAAAATGGTGAAAGATTATTTGTCAAGGCAAATGATGGGATAGATATGGTGTTATACGAAGGGGAAACTATAGGAATAGTAGGAGAGTCAGGGTGTGGTAAATCTACATTCGGAAGAAGTCTGCTTAAATTATATAACCCTACAGCAGGAAAAATAGTCTATGACGGTAAAGATATAACGGATCTATCTGTAAAGCAGATGGTACCTTTAAGACGTGAGATGCAGATAATATTCCAAGATCCATATTCATCATTAAATCCTAGGATGACAGTAGGAAATATAATTGGAGAAGCTTTGGTAGAGCACAAGATATACAAAGCTGGATCTAAGGAACTTGAAACATATGTAAAAAAAATAATGAAAACTTGCGGGTTGGATGACTACATGATCTATAGATTCCCTCATGAGTTTAGTGGAGGACAAAGACAAAGAATCGGGATAGCCAGATCTTTGGCTTTAAAACCTAAGTTTATAGTCTGTGATGAGGCTGTATCTGCCCTAGATGTATCTATTCAGTCACAGGTAATAAATTTATTGAATGATTTAAAAAAGGAATTTGGAATGTCATATCTATTTATATCTCATGACCTTTCAGTGGTAAAACATATCTCTGATAGGATTGGGGTAATGTATTTAGGGAACATGGTAGAATTAGCCCCTAAAAAAAATCTATATGCAACTCCTCAGCATCCATACACAAAAGCACTATTATCTTCTATCCCGGAAACGGATCTGGATATCATAAAGAATAGAAAGAGGATTGTATTAGAGGGAGATATTCCTTCAAATGTAACTCCTCCATCTGGATGTAAATTCCATACTAGATGTCCTATCGCTAAGGATGTCTGCAAAGCAGAGGAACCTAAGTGGGAAGAGGTATCAGAGGGTCACTTTGTAGCCTGTCACTATAAGGGTGCGGAACTTGTTTAA
- a CDS encoding M3 family oligoendopeptidase yields MNNWNLDRLYPSFDSNEFNEDLRRLDENIAELNSYKDRLDDKVETVEGYIKTLTKSATLYRTLGAFSSLTKSTNTSDLNAIKYINLLSNKYSETTEVETRAKKWIANLDIDEMINKSEFLKEHEFYLRQIKENDRYILDEKTEFLLSKLGQTGATAWSNLHGALTSTLDVEINLDGEDKIITLSEVRNLAQDKDADIRKTAFEAELKAYKKIEKSIASSLNSIKGEVNTINDLRGYEMPISKTLTDSRMTKETLDALLDAIKEYLPYFRKYLKRKGKMLGYENGLPFYGLFAPIGSADKVFTIEEAQNYVLKNFGSFSPKLRGVAERAFNENWIDYTPKKGKVGGAFCANIPPIKQSRILHNFTGTFSGVLTLAHELGHAYHGDCIFGQSILNTSYTMPVAETASIMCETIVMKNALLDADNEEKIFLLESSLQDVTQVTVDILSRYIFEETVFNERKDNILSSDQLKEIMLDAQKKSYGDGLDEDTLHPYMWVNKGHYYRPGLSFYNFPYAFGALFGRGLYSQYLKDKEAFLPKYDNLLKLTGQKNVEDVAKLADIDVTDIAFWRSSLEQVKEDIELFLELTENYKK; encoded by the coding sequence ATGAATAATTGGAATTTAGATAGATTATATCCGTCATTTGATTCAAATGAGTTTAATGAGGATTTAAGAAGGTTAGACGAAAATATAGCGGAGTTAAACAGTTATAAAGATAGATTAGATGACAAGGTGGAAACTGTAGAAGGGTATATAAAAACTCTGACAAAATCAGCAACTCTATACAGAACTTTAGGAGCGTTTTCATCTCTGACAAAATCTACAAATACATCTGATTTAAATGCAATAAAATATATAAATTTATTATCAAATAAATATTCAGAAACAACAGAGGTAGAGACCAGAGCCAAAAAATGGATAGCAAATTTAGATATCGATGAGATGATAAATAAAAGTGAATTTTTAAAGGAACATGAATTTTATTTGAGACAAATAAAGGAAAATGATAGGTATATTCTGGATGAAAAAACAGAGTTTTTACTCTCTAAATTGGGACAGACAGGGGCAACAGCTTGGAGTAACCTCCACGGAGCTCTTACTTCTACATTGGATGTAGAGATAAACTTAGACGGTGAGGATAAAATAATAACTTTATCAGAAGTAAGAAACTTAGCCCAGGACAAGGATGCAGATATCAGAAAAACAGCTTTTGAAGCAGAATTAAAAGCGTATAAAAAAATAGAAAAATCAATAGCTTCTTCCCTTAACTCTATAAAGGGAGAGGTTAATACTATAAACGATCTCAGAGGTTATGAGATGCCTATCTCAAAGACACTGACAGACTCCAGGATGACAAAGGAAACATTGGATGCATTATTAGATGCGATCAAAGAATATCTTCCATATTTTAGAAAGTATCTAAAGAGAAAAGGTAAGATGTTGGGCTATGAAAATGGGTTGCCTTTTTATGGTTTATTTGCTCCAATTGGCAGTGCAGATAAAGTGTTTACTATTGAGGAAGCACAGAACTATGTGTTGAAAAACTTCGGATCGTTTTCTCCTAAGTTAAGAGGAGTAGCAGAGAGAGCATTCAATGAGAACTGGATCGATTATACTCCTAAAAAAGGAAAGGTCGGAGGAGCATTTTGTGCCAATATACCCCCTATTAAACAAAGCAGAATATTACATAATTTTACAGGAACTTTCTCCGGAGTACTTACCCTAGCCCATGAATTAGGACATGCATATCATGGTGACTGCATATTCGGTCAAAGCATCTTAAATACCAGCTATACCATGCCTGTAGCAGAGACAGCATCTATTATGTGTGAAACTATAGTTATGAAAAATGCATTATTAGACGCAGATAATGAGGAGAAAATCTTCCTTTTAGAGAGTTCATTACAGGATGTAACTCAGGTAACAGTAGATATATTGAGCAGATATATATTTGAAGAAACGGTATTCAATGAAAGAAAGGATAATATCTTAAGTTCGGATCAGTTAAAAGAGATCATGTTAGATGCCCAGAAGAAATCATATGGTGACGGATTAGACGAAGATACTCTGCATCCATATATGTGGGTAAATAAAGGTCATTATTATAGACCCGGGTTGAGTTTTTATAACTTCCCTTATGCATTTGGAGCTTTATTTGGAAGAGGGTTATACTCTCAATATCTAAAAGATAAAGAGGCTTTTTTACCAAAATATGATAATCTGCTTAAACTGACAGGGCAAAAAAATGTAGAAGATGTAGCTAAACTAGCTGATATAGATGTGACGGATATTGCATTTTGGAGAAGTTCATTGGAGCAGGTAAAAGAAGATATAGAGTTATTTTTAGAACTGACAGAGAATTATAAAAAATAA
- a CDS encoding aminopeptidase, with amino-acid sequence MFYKKENGWKDIEESVKKNVMDFSEGYKEFLDTAKTEREVITYSQKMAEANGFVDAESVETLKAGDKVFYNNRGKNLILAVIGKEDILKGANFVVSHVDSPRLDLKQNPLYEDGDFALLQTHYYGGIKKYQWASRALSLHGVVALKGGKLINIVIGEDPTDPVFVIPDILPHLDRHVQRDRKANEVLKGEEMNILVGSIPTTMKDGEMKEHFKYTILKKLNDDYGIVEEDFISAELQLVPAEKARDIGLDRGIVGAYGHDDRICGYTSMISMFDLKETPRRTSICYLADKEEVGSMGSTGLQSRYLDYFMGDIIYKILGDKFNDQILRKVLWNSHALSSDVNAGLNPLFKSVHDEQNASKLGYGIVLTKYTGSGGKGGSSDADAEFVAELRSIFDDANIKWQTGMLGKVDEGGGGTVAMFLAHYGIRTIDAGAALLSMHSPIELASKYDVYEIYRAYKVFYNF; translated from the coding sequence ATGTTTTACAAAAAAGAAAATGGATGGAAAGATATTGAGGAATCTGTTAAAAAAAATGTAATGGATTTTTCAGAAGGATACAAAGAATTTTTAGATACAGCTAAAACAGAGAGAGAAGTAATTACTTATTCTCAAAAAATGGCTGAGGCTAATGGTTTCGTAGATGCAGAATCTGTGGAAACGTTAAAAGCCGGGGACAAGGTTTTCTATAATAACAGAGGGAAAAACCTTATCTTAGCAGTTATTGGAAAGGAAGATATTTTAAAGGGAGCTAACTTTGTAGTATCTCATGTAGATTCTCCTAGGTTGGACTTAAAGCAAAATCCATTATATGAAGATGGTGATTTTGCACTTTTACAAACTCACTACTATGGTGGAATAAAGAAATATCAATGGGCATCTAGAGCGTTATCACTACATGGTGTAGTAGCTTTAAAAGGTGGTAAGTTAATAAATATAGTTATCGGTGAAGATCCTACAGATCCTGTATTTGTAATTCCTGATATCCTACCTCATTTAGATAGACATGTACAAAGAGACAGAAAAGCCAATGAAGTATTAAAAGGTGAAGAGATGAACATCTTAGTAGGATCTATTCCTACAACTATGAAAGATGGTGAGATGAAGGAACACTTTAAATACACTATCTTAAAGAAATTAAACGATGATTATGGAATAGTAGAAGAGGACTTTATCTCGGCTGAATTACAATTAGTTCCAGCAGAAAAAGCGAGAGATATCGGTCTTGACAGAGGTATTGTAGGGGCATATGGTCACGACGATAGAATCTGTGGATACACTTCTATGATCTCTATGTTTGACCTGAAGGAAACTCCTAGAAGAACTTCTATCTGTTACTTAGCAGATAAAGAAGAGGTTGGATCTATGGGATCTACAGGATTACAATCTAGATATTTAGATTATTTCATGGGTGATATCATCTATAAGATCTTAGGAGATAAATTTAACGATCAGATCTTAAGAAAAGTGTTATGGAACTCACATGCACTATCATCTGACGTAAACGCTGGTCTTAATCCATTGTTTAAATCTGTTCATGATGAGCAAAATGCAAGTAAATTAGGATATGGAATAGTTCTTACTAAATATACCGGGTCTGGTGGAAAAGGCGGGTCATCTGATGCAGATGCAGAATTTGTAGCAGAACTTAGATCTATATTTGATGATGCAAATATTAAATGGCAGACTGGAATGCTTGGAAAGGTAGACGAAGGTGGAGGCGGAACTGTAGCTATGTTCTTAGCTCACTATGGTATTAGAACTATTGATGCAGGAGCTGCATTATTATCTATGCATTCCCCTATTGAGTTAGCTTCAAAATATGATGTATATGAAATTTACAGAGCTTATAAAGTATTCTATAACTTTTAA